Proteins encoded within one genomic window of Actinoplanes octamycinicus:
- a CDS encoding nuclear transport factor 2 family protein has translation MHSTPGTDLTGYLIRYPDELTFGDDDPAAVFDRYHTGDFVLRNDGLPLDRERLLAHVRAARRNAAEVHVEVHDALVTPGRVAARYTMTAVMRRGRVITTEICMFGELAADGRLRRADQLTRDVSPAAA, from the coding sequence GTGCACTCCACACCCGGGACCGACCTGACCGGTTACCTGATCCGCTATCCCGATGAGTTGACCTTCGGCGACGACGACCCGGCCGCCGTCTTCGACCGCTACCACACCGGCGACTTCGTGCTCCGCAACGACGGCCTGCCGCTGGACCGGGAGCGGCTGCTCGCGCACGTCCGGGCCGCCCGGCGCAACGCCGCCGAGGTGCACGTGGAGGTGCACGACGCGCTGGTGACGCCGGGGCGGGTGGCCGCTCGGTACACGATGACGGCGGTGATGCGGCGCGGCCGGGTGATCACCACGGAGATCTGCATGTTCGGTGAGCTGGCCGCCGACGGCCGCCTGCGCCGGGCCGACCAGCTCACCCGCGACGTCTCACCGGCCGCTGCCTGA
- a CDS encoding TetR/AcrR family transcriptional regulator gives MPAVPRKPRLDGERSRAAVLDAAITVLGRRPDASVEDVAAAAGVVRQTVYAHFGSRAALLTAVVEHLTAETARLLDGLDLSGPAPDEALRRWLTASWSIVDRYPVLLSPALAGAAPAGDQAAQHEPVTARLVELLRRGRRAGVFDTRHSESWLVTAIIALGHAAGQQVAAGRMTAAEAGAAYRDGALRVALATG, from the coding sequence ATGCCCGCCGTACCCCGCAAGCCCCGCCTGGACGGCGAGCGCAGCCGCGCCGCCGTGCTCGACGCGGCGATCACCGTGCTCGGCCGGCGACCGGACGCGAGCGTCGAGGACGTCGCCGCGGCGGCCGGGGTGGTCCGGCAGACCGTCTACGCCCATTTCGGGTCCCGCGCCGCGCTGCTCACCGCCGTCGTCGAGCACCTCACCGCGGAGACCGCGCGTTTGCTGGACGGCCTGGACCTGAGCGGCCCGGCCCCGGACGAGGCGCTGCGGCGCTGGCTCACCGCGAGCTGGAGCATCGTCGACCGCTATCCGGTGCTGCTCAGCCCGGCCCTGGCCGGGGCGGCGCCGGCCGGTGACCAGGCGGCCCAGCACGAGCCGGTCACCGCGCGCCTGGTGGAGCTGCTGCGGCGGGGCCGGCGGGCGGGGGTGTTCGACACCCGGCACTCCGAGTCGTGGCTGGTCACCGCGATCATCGCGCTCGGGCACGCGGCCGGGCAGCAGGTGGCGGCCGGCCGGATGACCGCGGCCGAGGCGGGCGCCGCCTACCGTGACGGTGCGCTGCGCGTGGCGCTCGCCACCGGCTGA
- a CDS encoding response regulator transcription factor: MTHQVLVVDDDPTVSDVVRRYLEQDGCRVRLASDGLAALAAVDAERPDLVVLDLMLGGLDGLEVCRRLQRDQPGLPVVMLTALGEESDRVLGLEVGADDYVTKPFSPRELTLRVRSVLRRTAPAAPARPALLRDGDLVADTGRRTAELAGQPLALTVREFDLLEFLLRHPARAFSRAELLEKVWGWRFGDQSTVTVHVRRLREKIEADPAAPARLVTVWGVGYRYEPRADA; encoded by the coding sequence GTGACCCATCAGGTGCTGGTCGTCGACGACGACCCGACGGTGAGCGACGTCGTGCGCCGCTACCTCGAACAGGACGGCTGCCGGGTGCGACTGGCCTCCGACGGCCTCGCCGCGCTCGCCGCCGTCGACGCCGAACGGCCCGACCTGGTCGTGCTCGACCTGATGCTCGGCGGCCTCGACGGCCTCGAGGTCTGCCGCCGGTTGCAGCGCGACCAGCCCGGGCTGCCGGTGGTGATGCTGACCGCGCTCGGCGAGGAGAGCGACCGGGTGCTTGGCCTGGAGGTCGGCGCCGACGACTACGTGACGAAACCGTTCAGCCCGCGGGAGCTGACCCTGCGGGTGCGGTCGGTGCTGCGCCGCACCGCCCCGGCCGCGCCCGCCCGGCCCGCCCTGCTGCGCGACGGCGACCTGGTCGCCGACACCGGCCGGCGCACCGCCGAGCTGGCCGGGCAGCCCCTCGCGCTGACCGTCCGCGAGTTCGACCTGCTGGAGTTCCTGCTGCGGCACCCGGCCCGCGCGTTCTCCCGCGCCGAGCTGCTGGAGAAGGTGTGGGGCTGGCGGTTCGGCGACCAGTCCACGGTCACCGTCCACGTGCGCCGGCTGCGCGAGAAGATCGAGGCCGACCCGGCCGCTCCGGCCCGGCTGGTCACCGTCTGGGGCGTCGGCTACCGCTACGAGCCGCGTGCCGATGCGTGA
- a CDS encoding sensor histidine kinase, which produces MRDILLIGAYSLAAGTLVGLCGWLVLRLLRGRSITVHVCVLLAITVTAVVAGVTTVARAMFLSAHDMQVVLVTVAASAVVSLALGIVFGRRLAAAAMWAAEAREQERRMEAGRRDLVAWVSHDLRTPLAGLRAMTEALQDGVVADPAGVAEYHRRIRTETDRMSGLVDDLFELSRIHAGALRLIPADLPLGDIVSDAVAAVAPLARGRGITLTATGDEWPVVTGGAAELNRIVSNLLTNSVRYTPPNGTVHIEAGRDTGEVWLAVSDSCGGIPEDDLPRVFDIAFRGSRARTPDGGAGGGLGLAIVRGLVEAHGGRVRAGNIRGGCRFEVRLPAQPVASATRSAPSR; this is translated from the coding sequence ATGCGTGACATCCTGCTGATCGGCGCCTACTCGCTGGCCGCCGGCACCCTCGTCGGACTGTGCGGGTGGCTGGTGCTGCGGCTGCTGCGCGGCCGGTCGATCACCGTGCACGTGTGCGTGCTGCTGGCCATCACGGTCACCGCGGTGGTTGCCGGCGTCACCACGGTGGCCCGGGCGATGTTCCTGTCCGCGCACGACATGCAGGTCGTGCTGGTCACCGTGGCCGCGTCGGCGGTGGTCAGCCTGGCCCTGGGCATCGTCTTCGGGCGCCGGCTCGCCGCCGCCGCGATGTGGGCGGCCGAGGCCCGCGAGCAGGAGCGGCGGATGGAGGCCGGTCGCCGCGACCTGGTCGCCTGGGTGTCGCACGACCTGCGCACCCCGCTCGCCGGGCTGCGCGCGATGACCGAGGCGCTGCAGGACGGCGTGGTCGCCGACCCGGCCGGCGTGGCCGAATACCATCGCCGGATCCGGACCGAGACCGACCGGATGAGCGGCCTGGTCGACGACCTGTTCGAGCTGTCCCGGATCCATGCCGGGGCGCTCCGGCTCATCCCGGCCGACCTGCCGCTCGGCGACATCGTCTCGGACGCGGTCGCCGCGGTCGCCCCGCTCGCCCGCGGGCGCGGGATCACCCTGACCGCGACCGGCGACGAGTGGCCGGTGGTGACCGGCGGAGCCGCCGAGCTGAACCGGATCGTGAGCAACCTGCTGACCAACTCGGTGCGCTACACCCCACCGAACGGGACCGTGCACATCGAGGCCGGCCGGGACACCGGCGAGGTGTGGCTCGCCGTCTCGGACAGCTGCGGCGGCATCCCGGAGGACGACCTGCCCCGGGTGTTCGACATCGCGTTCCGCGGCAGCCGGGCCCGCACCCCGGACGGCGGCGCGGGCGGCGGGCTCGGGCTGGCGATCGTGCGCGGGCTGGTCGAGGCGCACGGCGGCCGGGTCCGGGCCGGCAACATCCGGGGCGGCTGCCGCTTCGAGGTGCGGCTGCCCGCTCAGCCGGTGGCGAGCGCCACGCGCAGCGCACCGTCACGGTAG